TTCGTAACTTAGCGAACTAGCCAGTTAGCATTGTGAGTACGAATGACGGCAGTTGTTTTCCTACCCGTTTTCCGGCAGGTCCCACCTCCTGCTATAGACCTGCTTTAATGCGCGTGCACGTCCACAGCGCACTAGATGGACAGTAAAGGCGTCCAATCGCTGAGCTGCTCGTCAGTCCTGAGCGCTCGTGGTGGCGGTGGGAATTGTCGGAATACGGGTGTCAAATGTTAATAGTACTTGAATGAAACTGCTGAATATCAGTGTGATTGGAACTCGGTAATATAACCACAATAAGCTGTTTTATCAGCATAGATCTAATGTGTATTTTAGACTGTTACTGTGTTTTAATCATTAGTGCACTTCTGTAGACTCTTTAGCTCAGTGAGCTTTAGTGCATTATACAGAGGGTCTAACACATTTAGACACTTACTAAGGGAGCATTTAAgatttattacagttttattcCTAACTAGATCAAACGCATGGAGCCCGCTTGGCGACAGGCCCGGGGTCGTGGCCGGGGTCAGGCTGCGGGTGACGTGTCGTCATGGCCGATACAGAGGCAGGAGGACGGAGGGAGACTGGGGCGAGGGAGGGCCAGGTCTGTCTCAACAGTACCCAAAGCACAACAGTCCCCAGGTACAGGTAAGGGTGAGGGTGAGGTCAGAAAGTCATCCCACGCTTAACAGACTCACTACTAACACCCTTGTCTATATTTTGTCTCCAGCTGTTTCATCTCAGTCCAAATTTGACGAGATCAGGAAGTCTAACCAGGCTGCTGCTCAGCGATTGGCTGAGAGTCAGTACAGCTCATcctctgatgatgatgatgatgatgaagaagaagacgaagtgCTTGGGAAGCGAGGCCGAATCCTAGACTCGACTCTCACCACATACACCAGTCAGACGGGTCAGAAACGATCATAAACGTATTCTCGTTCCCCTGCTTGAGCAGGAGCAGACACAGGGCTCAGTAGTAATGGCACCCTAGACTGGCTTGAAAtggatgtttaaataaaaaagtagccACCATCCATCACCAATCTCACTGTAGTGATGTAATGTAGCGGTTTCAGATTCCAGCATCTGTCCCATGAAACCTGTGATTTACAATGCAAacataaaagtaataattaaaataattaatgattatcagttgtgtgtgtggtcaggagGAGATGTTTCAGACCTGGAGAGAACTCGTCAATACTTAAATGAGGCTTTTCAGTCTGGAGCCATTACCTGCCTTATCTGCATAGGCTCTGTAAAGAGAACGCAAgcggtgagacacacacacacacacacatacacacacacagagcacatttGGACAGGTTTAGAAGTTAATACGTAGCTGTTCTTTTTCCCTTTCAGGTGTGGAGCTGTGTTGGTTGTTATTGTATCTTCCACATCCTGTGTATTCAGAAGTGGGCTAAAGACTCCATCTTCCTCGTCTCCTCAGTAACTGATGAGAATTTTGGGAAAAAGGACCACCCCTGGCCCTGGTGAGAAACAGACCGAGCACACACTGACCAAACAGAACACCAATCAGAATTTGTGGCACATTGTGATTGTCAATACAACAGATTTTAATATTTAGCATCCATTTAATATTTAGCAtattattattctctctctctctctctcactgtctctctctctctctctctctctctctctctctctctctctctagtcctAAGTGTAGACATCAATATACCCCTCAACAGACTCCCACTCGCTATTACTGTTACTGTGGGAAGAAGGAGGAGCCTGAGCCTGACCCTTGGATCCTCCCACATTCCTGTGGACAGGTGTGTGACAGAGAGTTTAAACCTTCATGTGGACATCGCTGCCTTCTGCTCTGCCatccaggtacacacacacacacacacacacacacacacacagtcataccaAACTGAAAttatctaaaaatatttttaatcattgtgtgtgtgtgtgtgtgtgttaggtccCTGCCCTCCTTGTCCAAAGATGGtgagtgtgtcgtgtgtgtgtgggaaagcTGTCCCTGTTCCACGCCGTTGCAGTAATAAAGCCTGGACCTGTCGGAAGATCTGCGGCCACACCTTACCCTGCAAGATGCACACCTGTGCACACACCTGTCATGCAGGTAACCTCTGCAAAATCCAAACCTATACATACACATTCCGCCCAGGGAACACGCCCAGGGAACACGCCCAGGGAACACGCCCAGGGAACACGCCCAGGGAACACGCCCAGGGAACACGCCCAGGGAACACACCCAGTCTGcaatctcaaacacacacatctgttggGCACACTTAGAGTAACTCTCTCCTTTCACAGGTGAGTGTAAGCCATGTCCGAGAGTCAGTGTGCAGAAATGTGTTTGTGGCAGGAAGAAGGCGGAGCGTCAGTGTGCCAGTCCTGTGTGGCACTGTGACCaggtgacctttgacctttcaCATTTTGCAAGTATAACATGTTAATTGTGTTAACCTTccctgtgtgttacctgtgcagGTGTGTGGGCAGCCGCTGGCATGTGGTAACCAcacgtgtgagcgtgtgtgtcacacaagtgtgtgtggagaatgTCCTCGTGCGGGAAATCGTACCTGTCCTTGTGGAAAGAGCAGTGagtgtacacacgcacacaaacacacacactcacacacactaaacctgTGTATCGTAATGTTATTAACATGagtatgtattgtgtgttagagtgtgcaTTACCATGTACAGCTGATGTTCCTACCTGTGGTGACACCTGTGATAAGAAACTTGACTGTGGCTTACATACCTGCTCAATGCGCTGCCATAGAGGAGCCTGTGAGACCTGCcgccaggtacacacacacacacacacacacacacacacacacacacaggtacacacactgacacacacaggtacacacacacacacacttttgtttaGCCTTCGATTGTTCCAGGTTTCACCACTAGGGGGCATGTAATGATAGACTGTGTGTGGTTGAGTGTGTAGGAGGTGGAGAAGCAGTGTCGGTGTGGGCGCTACACCAAGCGCATGCCCTGCCATAAGGAATATCTTTGTGAGTCTAAATGCACCCAGATGCGCAGCTGCAACAGACACCAATGCAAGAGGAAGGTGAACTATAATtcacaaacactttttttttctttctggaattgtcagtctctGGGAACACTTtagataaaagtgtgtgtgtgtgtgtgtgtgtgcgtgtgtgcgtgcacgcgtTGGTTGTAGTGTTGTCCAGGTAACTGTCCACCGTGTGATCTAAGTTGTGGAAGAACTCTGGGCTGCAGGAACCACAAGTGCCCCTCTGTTTGTCatcaaggtaacacacacacacacgcacacacgcacacacaaatataccaTAAACACACCAACAAACTGCAGTATTGGTATATAGTTTACATGACCTCTACACATCAGCACTAATTAATATTCAGCTTTAGTGATTTGACCTTTGGTtagtgttcgtgtgtgtgtgtgtgtgtgtgtgtgtgtgtgagagagtgagcgagagaatGACCGAGACAGATAAGCCCATACGAGTTTATAGGTCATCTCACTCTGATTTAAATTACTCCTTTGTCTCTTTGTCAGTCATTGTCTtcatctggtgtgtgtgtgtgtgtgtgtgtgtgtgtgtgtgtgtgtgtgtgtgtgtgtgtgtgtgcgtgtgcgcgcgaaATGCTAAGTGATTTACAGAACAgacaatgtgtgttttttcatattaaaaatgtCAGCTCATGGCTATGCTCTTTACATCAGTCAGAGTTCATCACTCCATCTCATTCTGaaatataaagtacataacTAAACAAACTCCACAGAATAAACccattaaccccacacacacgcacacacgcacacaaacacattaaaatacacCCATGTTGTGTACCCTGCATGATGATTTCAGCTGCAGGAACCAGAGGTCTGCATGAGGAGCCTTTTCAGGAACCTTGTTTTGACTCTCAAACCTCTTCTGAACTCTTGTGACTCTTCTCTGGATCTCCACCTGTAACCACAGCCAAAAATCTCTTAGCTCAGATTAGAGAACTGTATGTGAAGTGAACTCCATTAATGCCCTCATCATGATGGGCACAGGTCCTGCAGTGAGGATCCACAGACCTCAGACTATTCTTTAGTTCTTCTTCGGGATCCTGAATATCCTCAATCTTCAGAAACTCTTTTACAGCTCCAgagtattttaatgttttaatttcttttgtaaaGATTCCAGAACTGTTAGTGTTTAATTACCACAGCTGAAGTTTCCTCAGTTTatagatgtatgtgtgtgtgtgtgtgtgtgtgtgtgtgtgtgtgtttgttttagggAGTTGTTACCCCTGTCCTGAGGTGGTACAGGTTAAGTGTGCATGTGGTTCCACATCCCTGAGTGTTCCctgtgggagagagaggagtaCCAAACCTCCACGCTGCAGAGAAatttgcaggtacacacactaacacactcctttCAGTGTCATGAGTGTGAGTTatgttgtgtaatgtttatattggtcatgtgtgtgtgtgtgtgtgtgtgtgtgtgtgta
This DNA window, taken from Tachysurus fulvidraco isolate hzauxx_2018 chromosome 23, HZAU_PFXX_2.0, whole genome shotgun sequence, encodes the following:
- the nfxl1 gene encoding NF-X1-type zinc finger protein NFXL1 isoform X2, with the protein product MEPAWRQARGRGRGQAAGDVSSWPIQRQEDGGRLGRGRARSVSTVPKAQQSPAVSSQSKFDEIRKSNQAAAQRLAESQYSSSSDDDDDDEEEDEVLGKRGRILDSTLTTYTSQTGGDVSDLERTRQYLNEAFQSGAITCLICIGSVKRTQAVWSCVGCYCIFHILCIQKWAKDSIFLVSSVTDENFGKKDHPWPCPKCRHQYTPQQTPTRYYCYCGKKEEPEPDPWILPHSCGQVCDREFKPSCGHRCLLLCHPGPCPPCPKMVSVSCVCGKAVPVPRRCSNKAWTCRKICGHTLPCKMHTCAHTCHAGECKPCPRVSVQKCVCGRKKAERQCASPVWHCDQVCGQPLACGNHTCERVCHTSVCGECPRAGNRTCPCGKSKCALPCTADVPTCGDTCDKKLDCGLHTCSMRCHRGACETCRQEVEKQCRCGRYTKRMPCHKEYLCESKCTQMRSCNRHQCKRKCCPGNCPPCDLSCGRTLGCRNHKCPSVCHQGSCYPCPEVVQVKCACGSTSLSVPCGRERSTKPPRCREICRTPPSCHHPSRELHRCHFGACPVCKQVCQMPLPGCTHLCQAPCHDQVLLKASNQVQLAGPWEQQTAPAFEFKALPCPPCQVPIPTACLGGHEVSPVPCHVRGPFSCGRACGRTLTCGNHSCSLECHAVTFDPKRQKSEASKECEQCEEGCSKPRPTGCPHPCALPCHHGDCPPCTQMIRQRCHCKMSILYIECLKLSSTDDEGRKLLTSCRNQCPKQLKCGHRCKELCHTGVCEENCNQKVKVKCPCKRIKKEFSCSHTRQEGNVVLCDETCKDLQRKYAEAQEAEERAIKEEELKKQQAELEAFEKRQKGKRKKNRRNTEVETQESVWLKYRKYLLVPVCGVLLAVGAFYLLQAS
- the nfxl1 gene encoding NF-X1-type zinc finger protein NFXL1 isoform X1, whose product is MEPAWRQARGRGRGQAAGDVSSWPIQRQEDGGRLGRGRARSVSTVPKAQQSPGTAVSSQSKFDEIRKSNQAAAQRLAESQYSSSSDDDDDDEEEDEVLGKRGRILDSTLTTYTSQTGGDVSDLERTRQYLNEAFQSGAITCLICIGSVKRTQAVWSCVGCYCIFHILCIQKWAKDSIFLVSSVTDENFGKKDHPWPCPKCRHQYTPQQTPTRYYCYCGKKEEPEPDPWILPHSCGQVCDREFKPSCGHRCLLLCHPGPCPPCPKMVSVSCVCGKAVPVPRRCSNKAWTCRKICGHTLPCKMHTCAHTCHAGECKPCPRVSVQKCVCGRKKAERQCASPVWHCDQVCGQPLACGNHTCERVCHTSVCGECPRAGNRTCPCGKSKCALPCTADVPTCGDTCDKKLDCGLHTCSMRCHRGACETCRQEVEKQCRCGRYTKRMPCHKEYLCESKCTQMRSCNRHQCKRKCCPGNCPPCDLSCGRTLGCRNHKCPSVCHQGSCYPCPEVVQVKCACGSTSLSVPCGRERSTKPPRCREICRTPPSCHHPSRELHRCHFGACPVCKQVCQMPLPGCTHLCQAPCHDQVLLKASNQVQLAGPWEQQTAPAFEFKALPCPPCQVPIPTACLGGHEVSPVPCHVRGPFSCGRACGRTLTCGNHSCSLECHAVTFDPKRQKSEASKECEQCEEGCSKPRPTGCPHPCALPCHHGDCPPCTQMIRQRCHCKMSILYIECLKLSSTDDEGRKLLTSCRNQCPKQLKCGHRCKELCHTGVCEENCNQKVKVKCPCKRIKKEFSCSHTRQEGNVVLCDETCKDLQRKYAEAQEAEERAIKEEELKKQQAELEAFEKRQKGKRKKNRRNTEVETQESVWLKYRKYLLVPVCGVLLAVGAFYLLQAS